One stretch of Streptomyces agglomeratus DNA includes these proteins:
- a CDS encoding magnesium and cobalt transport protein CorA: MAARHGSEGGGLPSAVVDCALYEDGKRIPGQVNLGKIMERIDPQAGRFAWIGLYEPSEEQLQEVAGAFGLHPLAVEDAVHAHQRPKLERYGDMLFLVLKTIVYVDHEKVTATSEIVDTGEIMVFAGPGYVITVRHGSAPSLVGVRQQLQDDPRQLGCGPAAVLHAVADMVVDRYLEVADAFAGDVDTLESEVFSPDRPVDAGRIYQLKRELLEFKRAVMPLTPALQRLSEGTVPQIPKEVATYFRDVADHHQRVSEQILSFDELITGMLSASIAQLGVQQNADMRRISAWAALIAVPTMIVGVYGMNFEHMPELKSPYGYPAVWIVMVSACTVIYRALRRNKWL; the protein is encoded by the coding sequence ATGGCGGCGCGGCACGGTAGTGAGGGTGGGGGTCTGCCGTCGGCGGTGGTGGACTGCGCGCTGTACGAGGACGGGAAGCGGATCCCCGGGCAGGTGAACCTGGGCAAGATCATGGAGCGGATAGACCCGCAGGCGGGGCGGTTCGCGTGGATCGGCCTGTACGAGCCGAGCGAAGAGCAGCTGCAGGAGGTTGCCGGGGCCTTCGGCCTGCACCCGCTCGCGGTCGAGGACGCCGTCCATGCGCATCAGCGGCCCAAGCTGGAGCGCTACGGCGACATGCTGTTCCTGGTGCTGAAGACGATCGTCTACGTCGACCACGAGAAGGTCACCGCGACCAGTGAGATCGTCGACACCGGCGAGATCATGGTCTTCGCCGGCCCCGGGTACGTGATCACTGTCCGCCACGGCAGCGCCCCGTCACTTGTCGGCGTCCGCCAGCAGCTCCAAGACGACCCGCGGCAGCTGGGCTGCGGGCCCGCGGCCGTCCTGCACGCGGTCGCGGACATGGTCGTCGACCGCTACCTCGAGGTGGCTGATGCTTTCGCCGGTGATGTCGACACCCTGGAGAGCGAGGTCTTCTCCCCGGACCGGCCCGTCGACGCCGGGCGCATCTACCAGCTGAAGCGCGAACTCCTGGAATTCAAGCGCGCCGTCATGCCGTTGACTCCGGCGCTGCAGCGCCTCAGTGAGGGCACCGTCCCGCAGATCCCGAAGGAGGTGGCCACCTACTTCCGGGATGTCGCCGACCACCACCAGCGGGTCAGCGAACAGATCCTGTCCTTCGACGAACTGATCACCGGGATGCTCAGCGCCAGCATCGCCCAGCTCGGCGTCCAGCAGAACGCCGACATGCGCCGCATCAGCGCCTGGGCCGCACTCATCGCCGTCCCCACCATGATCGTCGGCGTCTACGGCATGAACTTCGAGCACATGCCCGAACTGAAATCCCCCTACGGCTACCCAGCCGTCTGGATAGTCATGGTGAGCGCGTGCACGGTCATCTACCGGGCCCTGCGCCGCAACAAATGGCTCTAA
- a CDS encoding site-specific integrase — protein sequence MILNFFSSRGWQSWDIEHRPLIPEGMPVLIDNDLRFEDGPAAPRPAAVVNRWLRELPSSGAPAPSSWENYARVVKEWMEFLAEHGVGLFDSRVRLKAALSRYAEHRAAGPLKARFAATTWGQHMSILSLFYRWAMHEEYATAEPFTYRAARALFAGTGREVKVNLAVRRTPKPHVTIKYLEPDFTELFRKGLRGLAPDGSQDTGFHGRELTRNGAVGDHALATGMRLQEFTYLLPWEIPALPPEPTPVPVPFPVPAGITKGKKFRTTWTSYEALAGLHDYVELDRAATTDGSLWRPPRRWGEPLLVREPDARGGLINGIRRPWESLTPAERRRLVAPEGGSCLLAVKNGGGPFTAWATVFERTSDRIRARFEPRFPHVWPHRCRHTFSMRTLEYLVTGHYRQAAKLVRDADADAALVFYLSKADPLLVLRDLLGHSTVLTTEKYLRRLDTTPIFREEYEGAGAEAGLTDPTTWAPIGKPSRSSMTTSRTGLSDADHADRPTPGNHLRVQRWKPCGVLAGWLAELVAGPAVGHRPGGCDPSSRHCGFRGHGQPLRPGDSGHGAGPGCAGLRWWP from the coding sequence ATGATCCTGAACTTCTTCTCGTCCCGGGGCTGGCAGTCCTGGGACATCGAGCATCGGCCGCTGATCCCCGAGGGGATGCCCGTGCTCATCGACAACGATCTGCGCTTCGAGGACGGCCCTGCCGCGCCGCGTCCGGCGGCGGTGGTGAACCGGTGGTTGCGTGAACTCCCGTCCAGTGGGGCGCCGGCTCCGAGCTCGTGGGAGAACTATGCGCGGGTGGTCAAGGAGTGGATGGAGTTCCTGGCTGAGCACGGGGTGGGTCTGTTCGACTCGCGGGTACGGCTGAAGGCCGCGTTGAGCCGGTACGCCGAGCATCGGGCGGCGGGTCCGCTGAAGGCCCGGTTCGCGGCGACGACGTGGGGCCAGCACATGAGCATCTTGTCGCTGTTCTACCGGTGGGCGATGCACGAGGAGTACGCGACGGCCGAGCCGTTCACCTACCGCGCCGCGCGGGCCCTGTTCGCCGGAACCGGCCGGGAGGTGAAGGTGAACCTGGCGGTCCGCCGCACCCCCAAGCCGCACGTGACGATCAAGTACCTGGAGCCGGACTTCACCGAGCTGTTCCGCAAGGGGCTGCGCGGGCTCGCCCCGGACGGCTCGCAGGACACCGGTTTCCACGGCCGGGAGCTGACCCGCAACGGGGCGGTCGGAGATCACGCGCTGGCCACCGGAATGCGGCTGCAGGAGTTCACCTATCTACTGCCCTGGGAGATTCCCGCGCTGCCGCCGGAGCCGACCCCCGTTCCCGTCCCGTTCCCGGTGCCGGCCGGGATCACCAAGGGCAAGAAGTTCCGCACTACGTGGACCTCTTACGAGGCCCTGGCCGGGCTGCACGATTATGTCGAGCTGGACCGGGCTGCCACGACGGACGGATCGCTCTGGCGGCCGCCACGACGGTGGGGCGAACCGCTGCTGGTGAGGGAGCCGGACGCTCGGGGAGGGCTGATCAACGGGATCCGGCGGCCTTGGGAGTCTCTGACGCCGGCCGAGCGGCGTCGCCTGGTCGCCCCGGAGGGCGGTTCGTGCCTGCTGGCGGTGAAGAACGGCGGCGGCCCGTTCACCGCCTGGGCCACGGTCTTCGAGCGGACCTCGGACCGGATCCGGGCCCGCTTCGAGCCGCGGTTCCCGCACGTCTGGCCCCACCGATGCCGTCACACCTTCTCGATGAGGACCTTGGAATACCTGGTCACTGGGCACTACCGGCAGGCCGCGAAGCTCGTGCGGGACGCCGACGCCGACGCCGCTCTGGTCTTCTACCTCAGCAAGGCCGACCCGCTGCTGGTGCTTCGTGATCTTCTAGGACATTCCACCGTCCTGACCACGGAAAAATACCTCCGCCGCTTGGATACGACCCCCATCTTCCGGGAGGAATATGAGGGGGCCGGCGCCGAGGCTGGGCTGACCGACCCGACGACGTGGGCTCCGATCGGGAAGCCGTCGCGGAGTTCGATGACGACGTCGAGGACGGGGCTCTCTGATGCCGACCATGCTGATCGACCAACCCCTGGGAATCACCTGCGTGTTCAGCGATGGAAGCCGTGCGGCGTTCTCGCTGGATGGCTTGCCGAACTCGTTGCTGGCCCGGCAGTTGGCCACCGGCCTGGTGGATGTGATCCATCCTCACGGCACTGCGGATTCCGCGGGCACGGTCAACCACTACGTCCAGGCGATTCGGGGCATGGTGCGGGCCCTGGCTGCGCAGGGCTTCGCTGGTGGCCTTGA
- a CDS encoding class I SAM-dependent methyltransferase, with protein MPFDHNDHYHRLLLRQVPRNCGAALDVGCGTGRFARRLAHLGIEVDAIDPSEEVIAEALALSGRIAGDRSPRFQHANITEVELPKAHYDFISCLASIHHMPFDTVAALRDALAPGGVLVILGCYPEKTRLDWAWSLAAVPVNAVARLTVALKDRRRPAAAATGREQVNAPVSQPTVPLLQIRREAAVLLPGCSIRRLLFWRYLLVFRNSG; from the coding sequence ATGCCCTTTGATCACAACGACCACTATCACCGTCTGCTGTTGCGCCAGGTGCCGCGGAATTGCGGTGCGGCCCTGGACGTCGGCTGTGGGACCGGCCGGTTCGCGCGTCGGCTCGCTCACCTGGGCATAGAGGTCGATGCGATCGATCCGTCGGAGGAGGTCATCGCGGAGGCCCTCGCGCTGTCGGGGCGGATAGCCGGTGACCGGAGCCCACGCTTCCAGCACGCGAACATCACCGAAGTCGAACTGCCCAAGGCTCACTACGACTTCATCTCGTGCCTCGCCAGCATCCATCACATGCCGTTCGACACCGTCGCCGCACTGCGTGACGCACTCGCGCCCGGCGGCGTCCTCGTGATCTTGGGCTGCTATCCGGAAAAGACCCGGCTCGACTGGGCTTGGAGCCTTGCGGCCGTGCCCGTCAACGCTGTCGCCAGGCTGACCGTCGCCTTGAAGGACAGGCGTCGCCCCGCCGCCGCTGCGACCGGTCGAGAACAGGTGAACGCGCCGGTGAGCCAGCCGACCGTTCCCCTTCTGCAGATCCGTCGGGAGGCCGCGGTCCTGCTGCCTGGATGCAGCATCCGCAGGCTCCTCTTCTGGCGCTATCTGCTCGTCTTTCGCAACAGCGGCTGA